In one window of Erinaceus europaeus chromosome 17, mEriEur2.1, whole genome shotgun sequence DNA:
- the LOC103122889 gene encoding tripartite motif-containing protein 5 yields MASGILVDIQEEVTCPICLELLSEPLSLNCGHSFCQACITANKNELLTDLEGKSSCPVCRTSYQPGDLRPNRHLANIAGRLREVKWSLKEEQKTAPLCARHGEKLLLFCKEDWKVICWLCERSQEHHGHKTFLLEEVVKECQEKFQKTLQRLGKKQQEIESLEIDIRRQGTQWKSQIEKEMQSVQAEYKQLRDVLDSEEQMELQMLKTQEGDILSKMTEAEHELAQQRQLVTALISNLDHQLLGSAVEMLQVRRRSFRQNLNLKTTEDKKEGRRWMKRKTKKKEVSYFKDQLVRVLGLIFVIHRSETLILKKLTRFSMPERSVHQAPGLRRTIQALNELKDVQQYWVDITLEPDTQKCSAVVSSDGRQVRYMYNGSFFMNHLIGKRMQRNRAPMRPAHNSNTPEQGGYCEDYGVLGSRIITSGKHYWEVDVSHKRAWILGIYDAGCCQQNQTGPVLQDQGFPLLKKHVYSLYQPKYGYQVIGLQNTSEYVAFVDSSTGDAETVTLSTTVPPRRVGIFLDGEADTLSFYNVTNQGCLIYKFSSCSFSQEVRPYLNPMTCEFPMTVC; encoded by the exons ATGGCTTCAGGAATCCTGGTAGACATACAGGAAGAGGTGACTTGTCCCATCTGCCTGGAACTCCTGTCAGAACCCCTGAGCTTGAACTGTGGCCACAGCTTCTGCCAGGCCTGCATCACTGCAAACAAAAATGAGCTGTTGACTGACCTAGAGGGAAAGAGCAGCTGCCCCGTGTGTAGGACCAGTTATCAACCTGGGGACCTGAGGCCTAATCGGCATCTGGCCAACATAGCGGGGAGGCTCAGAGAGGTCAAGTGGAGCCTaaaagaggagcagaagacagcaCCTCTGTGTGCGCGCCACGGAGAGAAACTCCTGCTCTTCTGTAAGGAGGACTGGAAGGTCATTTGCTGGCTTTGTGAGAGGTCTCAGGAGCATCATGGGCACAAAACGTTTCTCTTAGAGGAGGTTGTCAAGGAATGCCAG GAGAAATTCCAGAAAACTTTGCAGAGACTGGGAAAGAAACAGCAGGAAATCGAGTCTCTGGAAATTGACATCAGACGTCAGGGAACTCAATGGAAG AGTCAAATAGAAAAGGAGATGCAGAGTGTCCAGGCAGAGTATAAACAACTGAGAGATGTCCTGGACTCAGAGGAGCAGATGGAGCTGCAAATGCTGAAGACACAGGAAGGAGACATTCTCTCGAAGATGACAGAGGCTGAGCATGAGTTGGCCCAGCAGAGGCAGTTGGTGACAGCTCTCATCTCAAATCTGGATCATCAACTGCTTGGGTCAGCAGTGGAAATGCTGCAGGTGAGACGGAGATCCTTCAGACAGAATCTGAACTTGAAGACAACTGAAGAC aagaaggaggggaggaggtggatgaagaggaagacaaagaagaaggaagtcaGTTATTTTAAGGATCAACTTGTTAGGGTTCTGGGACTCATTTTTGTCATCCATAGGAGTGAGACCTTGATTCTGAAGAAGCTGACAAGATTTTCCATGCCAGAAAGGAGTGTCCACCAAGCTCCTGGTCTGAGACGAACAATACAAGCCTTAAATG aATTGAAAGATGTACAACAGTACTGGG TTGATATAACCCTGGAACCTGACACTCAAAAGTGCAGTGCTGTTGTTTCTTCAGATGGAAGACAAGTGAGATACATGTACAATGGTTCTTTTTTTATGAACCATCTCATTGGGAAACGCATGCAGAGAAACAGGGCTCCTATGAGACCTGCTCACAACAGCAATACACCAGAGCAAGGTGGTTATTGTGAAGACTATGGTGTCCTCGGCTCAAGAATTATTACGTCAGGGAAACACTACTGGGAAGTAGATGTGTCTCACAAACGTGCCTGGATCCTGGGGATATACGATGCAGGATGTTGTCAGCAAAACCAAACGGGCCCTGTCCTACAAGACCAGGGGTTCCCCCTTTTGAAAAAGCATGTTTATTCCTTATATCAACCTAAATATGGCTACCAAGTTATAGGCTTACAGAATACATCTGAATATGTTGCTTTTGTAGATTCTTCCACTGGTGATGCTGAGACCGTGACTCTTTCCACCACTGTTCCTCCCCGTCGTGTGGGAATTTTCCTAGATGGAGAGGCAGACACTCTCTCATTCTACAATGTTACAAACCAGGGCTGTTTAATCTATAAATTCTCTTCCTGCTCCTTTTCTCAGGAAGTGCGACCTTACCTCAATCCAATGACTTGTGAGTTCCCCATGACTGTGTGTTAG